One Mycobacteriales bacterium genomic window carries:
- a CDS encoding GNAT family N-acetyltransferase — protein sequence MAEIGWLDRVDKASVDAAYRVVRGVMEQGGAVGWVHVPDRAETADWLTEIAAEIAAGRTRLAVVSSGGRVEALGRWSRYAKAVVAVNAEIVQVMVHPDARGQGLARLLVGALVDDARDNRVETLTLDVRGNNHAAMALYESFGFEVSGRLPDFVAVGDERWDRVHYRLDLRTGDYPVRRHGMRPVGPGASTVRSPNHPGESLAGPAGDA from the coding sequence GTGGCTGAGATCGGCTGGCTGGACCGGGTCGACAAGGCCTCGGTCGACGCCGCGTACCGGGTCGTGCGGGGGGTCATGGAGCAGGGCGGCGCGGTCGGCTGGGTGCACGTCCCGGACCGGGCCGAGACCGCGGACTGGCTCACCGAGATCGCGGCCGAGATCGCGGCCGGCCGGACCCGGCTGGCGGTGGTCAGCTCCGGCGGCCGGGTCGAGGCGCTGGGCCGCTGGAGCCGTTACGCCAAGGCGGTGGTCGCGGTCAACGCCGAGATCGTCCAGGTGATGGTGCACCCCGACGCCCGCGGGCAGGGGCTGGCCCGGCTGCTCGTCGGCGCCCTGGTCGACGACGCCCGGGACAACCGGGTGGAGACGCTGACCCTGGACGTGCGCGGCAACAACCACGCCGCGATGGCCCTGTACGAGTCGTTCGGGTTCGAGGTCTCCGGCCGGCTGCCGGACTTCGTCGCGGTCGGGGACGAGCGCTGGGACCGGGTCCACTACCGGCTCGATCTGCGTACCGGCGACTACCCCGTACGGCGGCACGGGATGCGCCCGGTCGGCCCCGGAGCGTCCACGGTCCGTTCACCGAACCACCCTGGTGAGTCTTTGGCCGGACCGGCCGGAGACGCTTAG
- a CDS encoding DNA translocase FtsK, with protein sequence MTARTSPPRSRGGATRASSSRSRRRPARRPARRRGASPLAPLGRALSGSWLLLARGAGGAARAVGRQAATARLEPAHRRDGVGLAVVAVAIVTGVGLWSAGGGPVGRGVHDLLRICFGTLALVLPVLFLAAGVHLLRQLPKPEERGRVGIGWAALAVAGTGLFHLGNGLPAQTDGRRGAGGLLGAWLAGPLQRGVGTALAVLLLVLVLFFGLLVVTKTPVNRIPHRLREGRDRLLRRPVAADEAEDEPADAPTEELSAPPVRLRRPSRRRQAAMTDPDPYDVEAAETATPLPPEDEEEPPPPPKASRRRGPVVPEPRPAAPGPTPELPPVTRPVQLSLAGETDYTLPASTLLAGGTPPKAKTKANDAVISALQQVFLEFGVDAAVTGFTRGPTVTRYEVELGPAVKVERITQLSRNIAYAVKSADVRILSPIPGKSAVGVEIPNTDREHVSLGDVLRSGTATRDQHPMIVGLGKDIEGGFVVANLAKMPHILIAGATGAGKSSCINTIIVSILVRSTPDEVRMILIDPKRVELTSYEGVPHLVTPIITNAKRAADALQWVVREMDMRYEDLAASGVRHVDDFNRKVLSGEITAPPGSERVYKPYPYLLVIVDELADLMMVAPRDVEDSVVRITQLARAAGIHLVLATQRPSVDVVTGLIKANVPSRLAFSTSSLADSRVILDQPGAEKLIGQGDGLFLPMGASKPQRIQGAFVPEQEIADVVAHCKQQLQPVYREDVTAPTAAKKEVDEDIGDDLDVLLQAVELVVSTQFGSTSMLQRKLRVGFAKAGRLMDLMESRGVVGPSEGSKARDVLVKPDELEGLLVTLRG encoded by the coding sequence GTGACTGCCCGGACCTCGCCTCCCCGCTCGCGCGGCGGCGCGACCCGGGCGTCCTCCTCCCGGTCCAGGCGCCGGCCGGCGCGGCGACCGGCCCGCCGCCGCGGCGCCAGCCCACTGGCCCCGCTCGGCCGCGCGCTGTCCGGGTCCTGGCTGCTGCTCGCCCGCGGCGCCGGGGGAGCCGCCCGCGCCGTCGGCCGGCAGGCCGCGACCGCGCGGCTGGAGCCGGCCCACCGCCGCGACGGCGTCGGCCTGGCCGTGGTCGCGGTCGCGATCGTCACCGGCGTCGGGCTCTGGTCCGCCGGCGGGGGACCGGTCGGCCGGGGCGTGCACGACCTGCTGCGGATCTGCTTCGGCACGCTCGCGCTGGTGCTGCCGGTGCTGTTCCTGGCCGCCGGCGTGCACCTGCTGCGCCAGCTGCCGAAGCCGGAGGAGCGCGGCCGGGTCGGCATCGGCTGGGCCGCGCTCGCGGTCGCCGGCACCGGGCTGTTCCACCTCGGCAACGGCCTGCCCGCACAGACCGACGGGCGCCGGGGCGCCGGTGGCCTGCTCGGGGCCTGGCTGGCCGGCCCGCTGCAGCGCGGCGTCGGCACCGCGCTCGCGGTCCTGCTGCTGGTCCTGGTGCTGTTCTTCGGCCTGCTCGTGGTCACCAAGACGCCGGTCAACCGGATCCCGCACCGGCTGCGGGAGGGGCGGGACCGGCTGCTGCGCCGCCCGGTCGCCGCCGACGAGGCCGAGGACGAGCCGGCGGACGCGCCGACCGAGGAGCTGTCCGCCCCGCCGGTCCGGCTGCGCCGCCCGTCCCGCCGCCGCCAGGCCGCGATGACCGACCCCGACCCGTACGACGTGGAGGCGGCCGAGACCGCCACGCCGCTCCCGCCGGAGGATGAGGAGGAGCCGCCGCCCCCGCCGAAGGCGAGCCGCCGTCGGGGCCCGGTCGTCCCGGAGCCGCGGCCGGCCGCTCCCGGGCCCACCCCGGAGCTGCCGCCGGTCACCCGCCCGGTGCAGCTCTCGCTGGCCGGCGAGACCGACTACACGCTGCCCGCCTCGACCCTGCTGGCCGGCGGCACCCCGCCCAAGGCCAAGACCAAGGCCAACGACGCGGTCATCTCGGCCCTGCAGCAGGTCTTCCTCGAGTTCGGGGTCGACGCCGCGGTCACCGGGTTCACCCGTGGCCCGACCGTCACCCGGTACGAGGTGGAGCTCGGCCCCGCGGTCAAGGTCGAGCGGATCACCCAGCTGTCCCGCAACATCGCGTACGCGGTGAAGTCGGCCGACGTCCGCATCCTGTCGCCGATCCCGGGCAAGTCCGCGGTCGGCGTCGAGATCCCCAACACCGACCGCGAGCACGTCTCGCTCGGCGACGTGCTGCGCAGCGGCACCGCCACCCGCGACCAGCACCCGATGATCGTCGGCCTCGGCAAGGACATCGAGGGCGGCTTCGTGGTCGCCAACCTGGCCAAGATGCCGCACATCCTCATCGCCGGCGCGACCGGCGCGGGCAAGTCCTCCTGCATCAACACGATCATCGTGTCGATCCTGGTCCGGTCCACCCCGGACGAGGTCCGGATGATCCTCATCGACCCCAAGCGGGTCGAGCTGACGTCGTACGAGGGCGTGCCGCACCTGGTCACGCCGATCATCACCAACGCCAAGAGGGCCGCCGACGCGCTGCAATGGGTCGTCCGCGAGATGGACATGCGGTACGAGGACCTGGCCGCGTCCGGCGTCCGGCACGTGGACGACTTCAACCGCAAGGTGCTCAGCGGCGAGATCACCGCGCCGCCGGGCAGCGAGCGGGTCTACAAGCCGTACCCGTACCTGCTGGTGATCGTGGACGAGCTGGCCGACCTGATGATGGTGGCGCCGCGCGACGTCGAGGACTCGGTCGTCCGGATCACCCAGCTGGCCCGGGCCGCCGGCATCCACCTCGTGCTGGCCACCCAGCGGCCGTCCGTGGACGTCGTGACCGGCCTGATCAAGGCCAACGTGCCGTCCCGGCTGGCGTTCTCCACCTCCAGCCTGGCCGACTCCCGGGTCATCCTGGACCAGCCCGGCGCGGAGAAGCTGATCGGCCAGGGTGACGGGCTGTTCCTGCCGATGGGCGCGAGCAAGCCGCAGCGGATCCAGGGCGCGTTCGTGCCCGAGCAGGAGATCGCGGACGTCGTCGCGCACTGCAAGCAGCAGCTGCAGCCGGTCTACCGCGAGGACGTGACCGCACCTACGGCGGCCAAGAAGGAGGTCGACGAGGACATCGGCGACGATCTCGATGTGCTCCTGCAGGCGGTCGAGCTGGTGGTCTCGACCCAGTTCGGCTCGACCTCGATGCTGCAGCGCAAGCTGCGGGTCGGCTTCGCCAAGGCCGGCCGGCTGATGGACCTGATGGAGAGCCGCGGCGTGGTCGGCCCGTCGGAGGGCTCCAAGGCCCGCGACGTGCTGGTGAAGCCGGACGAGCTCGAAGGGCTGCTGGTCACTCTCCGTGGCTGA
- a CDS encoding ribonuclease J — MGAPPALPAGGLRVVALGGLGEIGRNMTVFEHAGRLLIVDCGVLFPEEDQPGVDLILPDFGWIRDRLDLVEAVVLTHGHEDHIGGVPYLLREKRDLPLIGSRFTLALVEAKLREHRIEPYTLTVAAGQREQLGPFECEFFAVNHSIPDALAVAIRTDAGTALHTGDFKMDQLPLDGRLTDLGGFARLGTEGVDLLLSDSTNAEVPGFVTSERNIGPVLDSVIRGATRRVIVACFASHVHRVQQVLDSAAAHGRSVAFVGRSMVRNMGVARDLGLLHVPPGLMVTLDEAAAMAPDKVVLISTGSQGEPLSALARMANREHPSVRIEPDDTVILASSLVPGNETAVYRVINGLAREGAQVVHKEVAMVHVSGHAPAGELLYLLNATKPRNLMPVHGEWRHLRAHAKLAGLTGVPADRVVLAEDGTVVDLIDGVASITGKVDCGFVYVDGLAVGDVGEESLKDRRILGDEGFIAITVVVDSVTGKVSGTPIVSGRGFSDDPVAFDPVLSLVVAELERVTAEGATDPHRLAQSVRRVVGRWVSDRYRRRPMIIPTVIEV, encoded by the coding sequence GTGGGCGCGCCTCCGGCGCTGCCCGCCGGCGGCCTGCGGGTCGTCGCGCTCGGCGGTCTCGGTGAGATCGGCCGCAACATGACCGTCTTCGAGCACGCCGGCCGGCTGCTGATCGTCGACTGCGGGGTGCTGTTCCCGGAGGAGGACCAGCCCGGCGTCGACCTGATCCTGCCCGATTTCGGGTGGATCCGGGACCGGCTCGACCTGGTCGAGGCGGTGGTGCTCACGCACGGGCACGAGGACCACATCGGCGGGGTGCCGTACCTGCTGCGGGAGAAGCGGGACCTGCCGCTGATCGGCTCCCGGTTCACGCTCGCGCTGGTCGAGGCGAAGCTGCGCGAGCACCGCATCGAGCCCTACACGCTGACCGTGGCGGCGGGGCAGCGGGAGCAGCTCGGGCCGTTCGAGTGCGAGTTCTTCGCGGTCAACCACTCGATCCCGGACGCGCTCGCGGTGGCGATCCGGACCGACGCCGGGACCGCGCTGCACACCGGCGACTTCAAGATGGACCAGCTGCCGCTGGACGGGCGGCTGACCGACCTGGGCGGGTTCGCCCGGCTCGGCACCGAGGGCGTCGACCTGCTGCTCTCGGACTCGACCAACGCCGAGGTGCCCGGGTTCGTCACCTCCGAGCGCAACATCGGCCCGGTGCTCGACTCGGTGATCCGCGGGGCCACCCGGCGGGTCATCGTGGCCTGTTTCGCCTCGCACGTGCACCGGGTCCAGCAAGTGCTGGACTCGGCCGCCGCGCACGGCCGGTCGGTCGCGTTCGTCGGCCGCTCGATGGTCCGCAACATGGGTGTGGCCCGCGACCTCGGCCTGCTGCACGTGCCGCCGGGGCTGATGGTGACGCTGGACGAGGCCGCGGCGATGGCGCCGGACAAGGTCGTGCTGATCTCCACCGGTTCCCAGGGCGAGCCGCTCTCGGCGCTGGCCCGGATGGCCAACCGGGAGCACCCGTCGGTCCGCATCGAGCCGGACGACACCGTCATCCTGGCGTCCTCGCTGGTGCCGGGGAACGAGACCGCGGTCTACCGGGTGATCAACGGGCTGGCCCGGGAGGGTGCCCAGGTCGTGCACAAGGAAGTCGCGATGGTGCACGTCTCCGGGCACGCCCCGGCCGGCGAGCTGCTCTATCTGCTCAACGCGACCAAGCCGCGCAACCTCATGCCGGTGCACGGCGAGTGGCGGCACCTGCGGGCGCACGCCAAGCTCGCCGGGCTGACCGGGGTGCCGGCCGACCGGGTCGTGCTGGCCGAGGACGGGACCGTGGTGGACCTGATCGACGGGGTCGCCTCGATCACCGGCAAGGTCGACTGCGGCTTCGTGTACGTCGACGGCCTCGCGGTCGGCGACGTCGGCGAGGAGTCGCTCAAGGACCGCCGGATCCTCGGCGACGAGGGCTTCATCGCGATCACCGTGGTGGTCGACTCGGTCACCGGCAAGGTCAGCGGCACCCCGATCGTCTCCGGCCGCGGCTTCAGCGACGACCCGGTCGCGTTCGACCCGGTGCTGTCGCTGGTGGTGGCCGAGCTGGAGCGGGTCACCGCCGAGGGCGCGACCGACCCGCACCGGCTGGCGCAGAGCGTGCGCCGGGTGGTCGGGCGCTGGGTGTCCGACCGATACCGGCGCCGGCCGATGATCATCCCGACCGTGATCGAGGTCTAG
- the dapA gene encoding 4-hydroxy-tetrahydrodipicolinate synthase: MRQPDEARPFGRLVTAMVTPFTTDGSLDVDGAQRLATYLVDEQRNDGLVISGTTGESPTTSDEEKDRLLRAVVEAVGDRASVIAGAGTNDTAHTLHLAAAAEKAGADGVLLVTPYYSKPPQAGLLAHFRAAADATGLPAMLYDIPGRTGSAIRTETLVALAEHPRIVAVKDAKGDFDASAWVMARTPLAYYSGDDKVTLPLLSIGAIGVVGVPTHLVGARTKDMIEAYGKGDVAGALALHRALLPAYTGFFRTQGAILTKAALRLAGQPGGPVRLPLVDATEAEIETLRADLAAAHVDI, encoded by the coding sequence ATGAGGCAGCCGGATGAGGCGCGGCCGTTCGGCCGCCTGGTGACCGCGATGGTCACGCCGTTCACCACGGACGGGTCGCTCGACGTCGACGGCGCGCAGCGGCTGGCCACCTACCTGGTGGACGAGCAGCGCAACGACGGGCTGGTGATCAGCGGTACCACCGGTGAGTCGCCGACGACCAGCGACGAGGAGAAGGACCGGCTGCTGCGGGCGGTCGTGGAGGCGGTCGGCGATCGGGCCTCGGTCATCGCCGGCGCCGGCACCAACGACACCGCGCACACGCTGCACCTGGCCGCCGCCGCGGAGAAGGCCGGCGCGGACGGCGTGCTGCTGGTCACCCCGTACTACAGCAAGCCGCCGCAGGCGGGCCTGCTGGCGCACTTCCGGGCGGCCGCGGACGCGACCGGCCTGCCCGCGATGCTCTACGACATCCCCGGCCGGACCGGCAGTGCGATCCGGACCGAGACGCTGGTCGCGCTGGCCGAGCACCCGCGGATCGTCGCGGTCAAGGACGCCAAGGGCGACTTCGACGCCAGCGCCTGGGTGATGGCCCGCACGCCCCTGGCGTACTACTCCGGTGACGACAAGGTCACGCTCCCGCTGCTGTCGATCGGCGCGATCGGCGTGGTCGGCGTGCCGACCCACCTGGTCGGCGCGCGCACCAAGGACATGATCGAGGCGTACGGGAAGGGCGACGTGGCCGGCGCGCTGGCGCTGCACCGGGCGCTGCTGCCGGCGTACACCGGCTTCTTCCGGACCCAGGGCGCGATCCTGACCAAGGCCGCGCTGCGGCTGGCTGGGCAGCCCGGCGGCCCCGTACGGCTGCCGCTGGTCGACGCCACCGAGGCGGAGATCGAGACCCTGCGGGCCGACCTCGCCGCCGCACACGTGGACATCTGA
- the thyX gene encoding FAD-dependent thymidylate synthase gives MPSIEPLGVRAIAWTHFEPPSEVPWTTDADGGEALAEFAGRACYQSWTKPNPRTATNAGYLRHILEVGHLSVLEHGSVTFYLTGVSRSLTHELIRHRHFSYSQLSQRYVPERDAAMVEPDVIAGDPELHAKFVEATEASLAAYTALLEGLEKRFADVGNATLRRKQARQAARAVLPNATETKIVVTGNYRAWRHFVAMRATEHADVEIRELAVACLRELQRVAPNAFADFAIAALDDGTEVASSPLVSEG, from the coding sequence ATGCCCTCGATCGAGCCGCTGGGAGTCCGGGCGATCGCCTGGACGCACTTCGAGCCCCCGTCCGAGGTGCCCTGGACGACCGATGCGGACGGCGGCGAGGCGCTGGCCGAGTTCGCCGGGCGGGCCTGCTACCAGTCCTGGACCAAGCCCAACCCGCGGACCGCGACCAACGCCGGCTACCTGCGGCACATCCTCGAGGTCGGGCACCTGTCCGTGCTGGAGCACGGCTCGGTCACCTTCTACCTCACCGGCGTGTCCCGGTCGCTGACCCACGAGCTCATCCGGCACCGGCACTTCTCGTACTCGCAGCTGTCCCAGCGCTACGTCCCGGAGCGGGACGCGGCCATGGTCGAGCCGGACGTGATCGCCGGCGACCCGGAGCTGCACGCGAAGTTCGTCGAGGCCACCGAGGCGTCGCTGGCCGCGTACACGGCCCTGCTGGAGGGGCTGGAGAAGCGGTTCGCGGACGTCGGCAACGCGACGCTGCGGCGCAAGCAGGCCCGGCAGGCGGCCCGCGCGGTGCTGCCGAACGCGACCGAGACCAAGATCGTCGTCACCGGCAACTACCGGGCCTGGCGGCACTTCGTCGCGATGCGGGCGACCGAGCACGCCGACGTCGAGATCCGCGAGCTGGCCGTGGCCTGCCTGCGGGAGCTGCAGCGGGTCGCGCCGAACGCGTTCGCGGACTTCGCCATCGCCGCCCTCGACGACGGCACCGAGGTCGCCAGCAGCCCCCTCGTCAGCGAGGGATGA
- a CDS encoding glycoside hydrolase family 36 protein, protein MPRTFTELAEVPVDPDRALLHEEGWQSWTPTTAYRLQDRPWRSAAPQFRAMNYQDPAGLPDGFSGAGLLALDPGDGGAVRVWAAADRTVAVPEIRAAVHGDRVVVSADGPVLETTHAGGLQGALGEWAGRYAGIGPIRPAPRIWCSWYHYFTQVTEADMIENLDAMDRLELPVEVVQLDDGYQSEIGDWLTLSDRFDSLADLAARIRDRGRRAGIWVAPFLLGARSATLREHPDWAVGGASAGHNWDQDLYGVDATHPAALAWLTEVFSTLRGLGFDFFKIDFVYGAALPGARHDPGLTPVQAYRQGVSAIRAAVGDAYVLGCGAPILPSIGLVDGMRIGADIALHYEPERGDMTQPSQRTATMNGVARAYQQGRFWVNDPDCLVARPEVERREDWAEHVARYGGLRGSSDRLAALDDWGLETTRRTLATVPPPVPFPG, encoded by the coding sequence ATGCCGCGGACATTCACCGAGCTGGCCGAGGTTCCGGTCGATCCCGACCGGGCGCTGCTGCACGAGGAGGGCTGGCAGTCGTGGACGCCGACCACGGCGTACCGGCTGCAGGACCGGCCCTGGCGCAGCGCCGCCCCGCAGTTCCGGGCGATGAACTACCAGGACCCGGCCGGGCTGCCGGACGGCTTCTCCGGAGCGGGGCTGCTCGCGCTGGATCCGGGCGACGGCGGCGCCGTCCGGGTCTGGGCCGCCGCGGACCGGACGGTCGCGGTGCCGGAGATCCGGGCCGCGGTGCACGGCGACCGGGTCGTGGTCAGCGCCGACGGCCCGGTGCTGGAGACGACGCACGCCGGCGGGCTGCAGGGCGCGCTGGGGGAGTGGGCCGGGAGGTACGCGGGGATCGGGCCGATCCGGCCGGCGCCGAGGATCTGGTGCTCCTGGTACCACTACTTCACCCAGGTCACCGAGGCCGACATGATCGAGAACCTGGACGCGATGGACCGGCTGGAGCTGCCGGTCGAGGTGGTCCAGCTCGACGACGGCTACCAGAGCGAGATCGGCGACTGGCTCACGCTCTCGGACCGGTTCGACTCGCTGGCCGACCTGGCCGCGCGGATCAGGGACCGGGGCCGGCGGGCCGGCATCTGGGTCGCGCCGTTCCTGCTCGGCGCCCGCTCGGCCACCCTGCGCGAGCACCCGGACTGGGCCGTCGGCGGCGCCTCCGCCGGCCACAACTGGGACCAGGACCTGTACGGGGTGGACGCCACCCACCCGGCCGCGCTGGCCTGGCTGACCGAGGTCTTCAGCACCCTCCGCGGCCTCGGCTTCGACTTCTTCAAGATCGACTTCGTCTACGGCGCGGCCCTGCCCGGGGCCCGGCACGACCCCGGCCTGACCCCGGTGCAGGCGTACCGGCAGGGGGTGTCGGCGATCCGGGCCGCGGTCGGGGACGCGTACGTGCTGGGCTGCGGGGCGCCGATCCTGCCCTCGATCGGGCTGGTCGACGGGATGCGGATCGGCGCCGACATCGCGCTGCACTACGAGCCCGAGCGCGGCGACATGACGCAGCCCTCGCAGCGGACGGCGACGATGAACGGGGTGGCCCGGGCGTACCAGCAGGGGCGGTTCTGGGTGAACGACCCGGACTGCCTGGTGGCCCGGCCGGAGGTGGAGCGGCGGGAGGACTGGGCGGAGCACGTGGCCCGGTACGGCGGGCTGCGCGGGTCCTCCGACCGGCTGGCCGCGCTGGACGACTGGGGCCTGGAGACGACCCGCCGCACGCTGGCGACGGTGCCGCCACCGGTCCCGTTCCCGGGTTAG
- a CDS encoding carbohydrate ABC transporter permease — protein sequence MTSTITPPVEGPGRLGRAFPRRTDTAPVASRAGWGVRITMVVVCALWIIPTLGLLITSFRTQDAANDSGWWTVITKPFSNWTFTNYSQVLREGGGNAFLNSLAVSLPATIIPVMIAAFAAYAFTFMRFPFRDTIFIIIVALIVVPNQVSFVPLLKIYGSLGLTGTFPAVWLAHIGFGMPLAIFLLRNYMSTLPLGVIESAKIDGASHFQTFWRLIVPMSVPALASFAIFQFLWTWNDLLVALIFLGPGENGTLTLQVQGLIGQQNQGWQLLTAGAFLSMVIPLVVFLSLQRYFVRGLTAGSVKG from the coding sequence ATGACCAGCACCATCACCCCTCCCGTCGAGGGGCCGGGCCGACTCGGCCGGGCGTTCCCGCGTAGGACCGACACCGCCCCGGTCGCCAGCCGGGCCGGCTGGGGCGTCCGCATCACGATGGTCGTGGTCTGCGCCCTCTGGATCATCCCGACGCTGGGGCTGCTCATCACCTCCTTCCGCACCCAGGACGCGGCGAACGACTCCGGCTGGTGGACGGTCATCACGAAGCCGTTCAGCAACTGGACGTTCACCAACTACAGCCAGGTGCTCCGGGAGGGCGGCGGGAACGCGTTCCTCAACAGCCTCGCGGTCAGCCTGCCGGCGACCATCATCCCGGTGATGATCGCGGCCTTCGCCGCGTACGCGTTCACGTTCATGAGGTTCCCGTTCCGGGACACCATATTCATCATCATCGTGGCGCTGATCGTGGTGCCGAACCAGGTCTCGTTCGTGCCGCTGCTGAAGATCTACGGCTCGCTCGGGCTGACCGGCACGTTCCCGGCGGTCTGGCTGGCCCACATCGGGTTCGGCATGCCGCTGGCGATCTTCCTGTTGCGCAACTACATGTCGACGCTGCCCCTCGGGGTGATCGAGTCGGCGAAGATCGACGGCGCCAGCCACTTCCAGACGTTCTGGCGGCTGATCGTGCCGATGTCGGTGCCGGCGCTGGCGTCGTTCGCGATCTTCCAGTTCCTCTGGACCTGGAACGACCTGCTGGTGGCGCTGATCTTCCTCGGCCCGGGCGAGAACGGGACGCTCACGCTCCAGGTGCAGGGCCTCATCGGGCAGCAGAACCAGGGCTGGCAGCTGCTCACCGCCGGCGCGTTCCTGTCGATGGTGATCCCGCTGGTCGTGTTCCTGTCCCTGCAGCGGTACTTCGTCCGCGGGCTCACCGCGGGCTCCGTCAAGGGCTGA
- a CDS encoding sugar ABC transporter permease codes for MVKVINTLLAIVGGVGGALVLYWLLNFIAERLPARWEDRVKPYFYILPAVAALGLYLVYPLIQTIIYSFANNTSSAWVGFKNYTDLLSQRDFQITLVNTLLWILIAPAVVVALGLAVATLADRLAPRGEQTAKTLIFLPMAVSGVALAAIWRFIYEVRPAGEPQIGLLNAVVTKLGHDPVAWLQLSTGKTNTFLLMVVLIWSQVGFSMVLLSAAIKGVPDETLEAARIDGAKERQVFFRIVVPQIWGTVITVFVTTLINVMKIFDIVYVMTGGNFNTNVVAVRFINELITNGNQGRAATIVVILVIAIIPLMVYQVRNFRAQEAAR; via the coding sequence GTGGTCAAAGTGATCAACACGCTGCTGGCGATCGTCGGCGGTGTGGGCGGCGCGCTGGTGCTGTACTGGCTGCTCAACTTCATCGCTGAACGGCTGCCGGCGCGGTGGGAGGACCGGGTCAAGCCGTACTTCTACATCCTCCCCGCGGTCGCCGCGCTCGGCCTCTACCTCGTGTATCCGCTGATCCAGACGATCATCTACAGCTTCGCCAACAACACCAGCAGCGCCTGGGTCGGCTTCAAGAACTACACGGACCTCCTGTCCCAGCGGGACTTCCAGATCACGCTGGTCAACACGCTGCTCTGGATCCTGATCGCCCCGGCGGTCGTGGTCGCGCTCGGGCTCGCGGTCGCGACGCTGGCCGACCGGCTGGCGCCGCGGGGCGAGCAGACGGCGAAGACGCTGATCTTCCTGCCGATGGCGGTCAGCGGCGTGGCCCTGGCCGCGATCTGGCGGTTCATCTACGAGGTCCGCCCGGCCGGCGAGCCCCAGATCGGGCTGCTCAACGCCGTCGTCACCAAGCTCGGCCACGACCCGGTGGCCTGGCTGCAGCTGAGCACCGGCAAGACGAACACGTTCCTGCTCATGGTCGTGCTGATCTGGAGCCAGGTCGGGTTCTCGATGGTGCTGCTGTCCGCGGCCATCAAGGGCGTCCCGGACGAGACGCTGGAAGCCGCGCGCATCGACGGGGCCAAGGAGCGGCAGGTCTTCTTCCGCATCGTGGTCCCGCAGATCTGGGGCACGGTGATCACGGTCTTCGTGACCACGCTGATCAACGTGATGAAGATCTTCGACATCGTGTACGTGATGACCGGCGGCAACTTCAACACCAACGTGGTCGCCGTCCGCTTCATCAACGAGCTCATCACCAACGGCAACCAAGGCCGGGCGGCCACCATCGTGGTGATCCTCGTGATCGCGATCATCCCGCTGATGGTCTATCAGGTACGGAACTTCCGGGCCCAGGAGGCGGCGCGATGA